Proteins encoded together in one Pogoniulus pusillus isolate bPogPus1 chromosome 18, bPogPus1.pri, whole genome shotgun sequence window:
- the SOCS5 gene encoding suppressor of cytokine signaling 5, whose product MDKVGKMWNNFKYRCQNLFSHEGGSQNENVVVNSNSCSSAKEKTVQITDLAQQPSSPLRENIAFQLGLSPSKTSARRNQNCVTEIPQIVEISIEKENDSCVTTGARLARRDSYSRHAPWGGKKKHSCSTKTQSSLDTEKRFGRTRSGLQRRERRYGVSSVHDMDMVSNRTVGSRSLRQRLQDTVGLCFPMRPYSKQSKPLFSNKRKIHLSELMLEKCPFPAGSDLAQKWHLIKQHTAPVSPHSTFFDTFDPSLVSTEDEEDRLRERRRLSIEEGVDPPPNAQIHTFEATAQVNPLYKLGPKLAPGMTELTGDKNITPLSNCDSEEDTTTLCLQSRRQKQRQVSGESHGHLSRQGAWKVHTQIDYIHCLVPDLLQITGNPCYWGVMDRYEAEALLEGKPEGTFLLRDSAQEDYLFSVSFRRYNRSLHARIEQWNHNFSFDAHDPCVFHSSTVTGLLEHYKDPSSCMFFEPLLTVSLNRTFPFSLQYICRAVICRCTTYDGIDDLPLPSMLQDFLKEYHYKQKVRVRWLEREPMKTK is encoded by the coding sequence ATGGATAAAGTGGGAAAGATGTGGAACAATTTCAAATACAGGTGCCAGAATCTCTTCAGTCATGAGGGTGGAAGCCAAAATGAAAATGTAGTTGTGAACTCCAATAGTTGCTCATCTGCTAAGGAAAAAACTGTCCAGATAACTGACTTGGCTCAGCAACCCAGCAGCCCTTTGAGAGAAAACATTGCTTTCCAGTTAGGCTTGAGTCCTTCAAAAACTTCAGCAAGGCGTAACCAAAACTGTGTCACAGAAATTCCTCAGATTGTTGAAATAAGCATTGAGAAAGAGAATGACTCATGTGTCACCACGGGAGCTAGACTTGCTCGAAGAGACTCTTATTCTCGGCATGCTCCTTGGGGTGGGAAAAAGAAGCATTCCTGCTCTACAAAAACTCAGAGCTCCCTGGATACTGAAAAAAGATTTGGTAGAACACGAAGTGGTttgcagaggagggagagaaggtaTGGGGTCAGCTCTGTCCATGATATGGATATGGTCTCAAACAGGACAGTGGGTAGCCGTTCTCTGCGACAGCGTCTACAAGATACCGTTGGGTTATGTTTTCCCATGAGACCTTACAGCAAACAGTCCAAACCTCTGTTTTCTAACAAAAGAAAGATCCATCTCTCTGAATTAATGCTTGAGAAATGCCCTTTTCCTGCAGGCTCAGATTTGGCTCAGAAGTGGCATCTGATTAAACAACACACAGCACCTGTGAGTCCTCATTCAACTTTTTTTGACACATTTGATCCTTCCTTGGTTTCcacagaagatgaagaagacaGGCTCAGAGAGAGACGTAGACTTAGTATTGAAGAAGGGGTTGATCCCCCTCCCAATGCCCAAATACATACTTTTGAAGCCACAGCACAGGTTAATCCGTTGTATAAACTGGGACCAAAGTTAGCCCCTGGTATGACTGAGCTGACTGGGGACAAAAACATAACACCTCTGAGTAACTGTGACTCTGAAGAGGACACAACAACGCTTTGTCTGCAGTCACGCAGGCAGAAGCAGCGCCAGGTGTCTGGAGAGAGCCACGGCCACCTCAgcaggcagggggcttggaaagTGCACACTCAGATTGATTATATCCATTGTCTTGTGCCAGACTTACTTCAGATCACAGGTAACCCATGTTACTGGGGTGTGATGGACCGCTATGAAGCAGAAGCACTTCTGGAGGGTAAACCCGAAGGCACTTTTTTGCTCAGGGATTCTGCGCAAGAGGACTACCTCTTCTCTGTGAGCTTCCGTCGCTACAACCGATCGCTGCATGCACGCATTGAGCAGTGGAATCACAACTTTAGTTTTGATGCCCATGATCCCTGTGTGTTTCACTCCTCCACTGTTACAGGGCTTCTGGAACACTACAAAGACCCTAGCTCTTGCATGTTCTTTGAACCATTACTTACTGTATCTCTGAACAGAACTTTCCCCTTTAGTCTGCAGTATATCTGCCGGGCAGTAATCTGCAGGTGCACTACATATGATGGAATTGATGACCTTCCTCTACCCTCAATGTTGCAAGACTTTCTAAAGGAGTATCACTATAAACAAAAAGTCAGGGTACGATGGCTGGAGCGAGAACCTATGAAAACAAAGTAA